The Agromyces sp. LHK192 genome includes a window with the following:
- the yajC gene encoding preprotein translocase subunit YajC, with the protein MLAILAVLIFFMFRNSRKRQAEQREQQSKVLPGARVMTNFGLYGTIIAIDEDENQVELEVAPGTVLTVHRQTIARVVDPVDAVTDTEAGDEAVELNTAPESEPEFGERIESSADEKPDTKKSDD; encoded by the coding sequence ATGCTCGCCATCCTGGCGGTGCTGATCTTCTTCATGTTCCGCAATTCGCGGAAGCGCCAGGCGGAGCAGCGTGAGCAGCAGTCCAAGGTCCTCCCCGGTGCACGCGTGATGACGAACTTCGGCCTGTACGGCACGATCATCGCCATCGACGAGGACGAGAACCAGGTCGAGCTCGAAGTCGCCCCGGGCACGGTGCTCACGGTGCACCGCCAGACCATCGCGCGCGTCGTCGACCCCGTCGATGCGGTCACCGACACCGAGGCCGGCGACGAGGCCGTCGAGCTGAACACCGCTCCGGAATCCGAGCCCGAGTTCGGCGAGCGGATCGAATCGTCCGCAGACGAGAAGCCCGACACCAAGAAGTCGGACGACTGA
- the ruvB gene encoding Holliday junction branch migration DNA helicase RuvB encodes MTDDLTDPVLASEAELAFEGALRPKSLQEFVGQSRVRGQMQLLLTAAVIQQRTPDHILLAGPPGLGKTTLAMIVAHEGGRPLRMSSGPAIQHAGDLAAILSSLIPGEVLFIDEIHRMARSAEEMLYLAMEDFRIDIMVGKGAGATSVPLDLAPFTLVGATTRAGLLPNPLRDRFGFTAHLEFYDESELEQVLGRAAVMLGLEVDRAALAEIAGRCRGTPRIANRLLRRVRDYVLVHGGRADVEAVRAALDLYDVDALGLDRLDRAVMQTLLTRFGGGPVGLNTLAVSVGEEAETIEAVVEPFLVRIGLVVRTPRGRVATPEAWRHFGLADRVPDSPSALPIDDL; translated from the coding sequence ATGACCGACGACCTGACCGACCCGGTACTGGCCTCGGAGGCCGAGCTCGCCTTCGAGGGCGCGCTCCGCCCCAAGAGCCTGCAGGAGTTCGTCGGCCAGTCCCGCGTGCGAGGGCAGATGCAGCTGCTGCTCACGGCCGCCGTGATCCAGCAGCGTACGCCCGACCACATCCTGCTCGCCGGCCCGCCGGGGCTCGGCAAGACGACGCTCGCGATGATCGTGGCCCACGAGGGCGGAAGGCCGCTGCGCATGTCGAGCGGGCCCGCGATCCAGCACGCCGGCGACCTGGCCGCCATCCTGAGCTCGCTCATCCCGGGCGAGGTGCTGTTCATCGACGAGATCCACCGCATGGCACGTTCGGCGGAGGAGATGCTGTACCTCGCGATGGAGGACTTCCGCATCGACATCATGGTCGGCAAGGGGGCCGGGGCCACGTCGGTCCCGCTCGACCTCGCGCCGTTCACCCTCGTCGGCGCGACCACGCGCGCGGGCCTGCTGCCGAACCCGCTCCGCGACCGATTCGGCTTCACGGCGCACCTCGAGTTCTACGACGAGTCCGAGCTCGAGCAGGTGCTGGGCCGGGCAGCCGTGATGCTCGGACTCGAGGTCGACCGCGCCGCGCTCGCCGAGATCGCCGGACGATGCAGGGGCACCCCGCGCATCGCGAACCGGCTGCTGCGTCGCGTGCGCGATTACGTGCTCGTGCACGGCGGGCGGGCCGACGTCGAGGCCGTCAGGGCGGCCCTCGACCTCTACGACGTCGACGCGCTCGGCCTCGACCGACTCGATCGCGCGGTGATGCAGACGCTCCTGACGAGGTTCGGCGGGGGACCGGTGGGCCTCAACACCCTCGCGGTCTCGGTCGGTGAGGAGGCGGAGACCATCGAGGCGGTGGTCGAGCCGTTCCTGGTCCGGATCGGGCTCGTGGTCCGGACCCCGCGCGGGCGCGTCGCGACGCCCGAGGCGTGGCGGCATTTCGGCCTGGCGGACCGGGTACCGGATTCGCCGTCGGCGCTCCCGATCGATGACCTATAA
- the ruvA gene encoding Holliday junction branch migration protein RuvA, which yields MISSLRGRVLAAAGSSIVLDVGGVGYQVNTTPALVLACREGDEAHVHTALIVREDSMTLFGFATRDELDVFELLIGVTGVGPKSALGVLSVVSPDQVAEAVQRDDDAVFRKVSGIGPKTAKLITVSLAGKLHAPAARPAAAPVVTGTVTESVLAALTGLGWSERVAAEAVEETAATASESDAASVPALLRLTLARLGPAQHVGRAR from the coding sequence GTGATCTCCTCCCTCCGCGGGCGCGTGCTCGCCGCCGCAGGCAGCTCGATCGTCCTCGACGTCGGCGGCGTCGGCTACCAGGTCAACACCACGCCGGCCCTCGTGCTCGCCTGCCGCGAGGGCGACGAAGCGCACGTGCACACCGCGCTCATCGTCCGCGAGGACTCCATGACCCTGTTCGGGTTCGCGACGCGCGACGAGCTCGACGTGTTCGAGCTGCTGATCGGCGTCACGGGCGTCGGGCCGAAGTCGGCGCTCGGCGTGCTGTCGGTCGTCTCGCCCGACCAGGTCGCCGAGGCCGTGCAGCGCGACGACGACGCGGTCTTCCGGAAGGTCAGCGGCATCGGGCCGAAGACCGCGAAGCTCATCACCGTCTCCCTCGCGGGCAAGCTCCATGCGCCCGCCGCGCGTCCCGCCGCCGCGCCGGTCGTCACCGGCACGGTGACCGAGAGCGTGCTCGCCGCGCTCACGGGTCTCGGCTGGTCGGAACGCGTCGCCGCCGAAGCCGTCGAGGAGACGGCCGCGACCGCGTCCGAATCGGATGCCGCATCGGTGCCCGCCCTGCTCCGGCTCACGCTCGCACGGCTCGGGCCGGCCCAGCACGTCGGGAGGGCCCGATGA
- the ruvC gene encoding crossover junction endodeoxyribonuclease RuvC: MRVLGVDPGLTRCGVGVVDVEPNRTARLVDVVVLRSPTELPIERRLARIADGLEAIFDEHRPQAVALERVFARSDVSTIMGTAQISGVAMLIAARRELPVTLHTPSEVKASITGYGRADKKQVGAMVARILGLEAVPKPADAADALALAICHAWRTGGGQGTARRELDAAGESDASGLTPAQRAWLAAERAAAVSGAARRVKE; encoded by the coding sequence ATGCGGGTGCTCGGCGTCGACCCCGGGCTCACCCGGTGCGGCGTGGGCGTGGTCGACGTCGAGCCGAATCGCACGGCACGACTCGTCGACGTCGTCGTGCTCCGGTCGCCGACCGAGCTCCCGATCGAGCGGCGCCTCGCGCGCATCGCCGACGGACTCGAGGCGATCTTCGACGAGCATCGGCCGCAGGCGGTCGCGCTCGAGCGCGTGTTCGCCCGTTCCGACGTCTCCACCATCATGGGCACCGCGCAGATCTCCGGCGTGGCGATGCTGATCGCCGCCCGCCGCGAACTCCCGGTGACGTTGCACACGCCGTCCGAGGTCAAGGCGTCGATCACCGGGTACGGCCGCGCCGACAAGAAGCAGGTCGGTGCGATGGTCGCGCGGATCCTCGGACTCGAGGCGGTGCCCAAGCCCGCCGACGCGGCCGACGCGCTCGCCCTCGCGATCTGCCATGCCTGGCGGACCGGCGGCGGGCAGGGAACGGCCCGCCGCGAACTCGACGCCGCCGGCGAGTCGGATGCCTCCGGCCTGACCCCGGCGCAGCGCGCATGGCTCGCCGCCGAACGTGCCGCGGCCGTGTCGGGGGCCGCCCGTAGGGTGAAGGAGTGA
- a CDS encoding YebC/PmpR family DNA-binding transcriptional regulator, with translation MSGHSKWATTKHKKAVIDARRAKSFAKLIKNIEVAAKMGGADLNGNPTLYDAVQKAKKTSVPNDNIDRAIKRGAGIGGEAVEYQSITYEAYGPSGVALMIEVLTDNKNRAAAEVRTGLSRNNGTLADPGSVAYNFSRKGVIVVSGEGTTEDDVMMAALEAGAEEIEPHAQGFEVITDPSAMVEVRKSLQDAGLDYESADIEFVPNLKVEIDADTARKVFRLIDALEDSDDVQNVYANFDLTAEVQAELEAE, from the coding sequence ATGTCCGGGCATTCCAAGTGGGCGACGACCAAGCACAAGAAGGCCGTCATCGACGCGCGCCGCGCGAAGTCGTTCGCCAAGCTCATCAAGAACATCGAGGTCGCCGCGAAGATGGGCGGCGCCGACCTGAACGGCAACCCGACCCTGTACGACGCCGTGCAGAAGGCCAAGAAGACCTCGGTGCCCAACGACAACATCGACCGCGCCATCAAGCGCGGCGCCGGCATCGGCGGTGAAGCGGTCGAGTACCAGAGCATCACGTACGAGGCGTACGGCCCGTCGGGGGTCGCCCTCATGATCGAGGTGCTCACCGACAACAAGAACCGCGCGGCCGCCGAGGTCCGCACCGGGCTCAGCCGCAACAACGGCACGCTCGCCGACCCGGGCTCGGTCGCCTACAACTTCTCCCGGAAGGGCGTCATCGTCGTCTCCGGTGAGGGCACGACCGAGGACGACGTCATGATGGCCGCCCTCGAGGCCGGCGCCGAGGAGATCGAACCGCACGCGCAGGGCTTCGAGGTCATCACCGATCCGTCGGCGATGGTCGAGGTGCGCAAGTCGTTGCAGGACGCCGGGCTCGACTACGAGTCGGCCGACATCGAGTTCGTGCCGAACCTCAAGGTGGAGATCGACGCCGACACCGCGCGCAAGGTGTTCCGCCTCATCGACGCCCTCGAGGACTCCGACGACGTGCAGAACGTGTACGCGAACTTCGACCTGACGGCCGAGGTGCAGGCCGAGCTCGAGGCGGAGTAG
- a CDS encoding hemerythrin domain-containing protein produces the protein MATRLSSTGAPDGAPTTTCRSDEVVVIHRLFRRLYADAPRAVRSVPTGDRVRAGHVSKHLHGITALLHVHHRTEDRYFWDTMTDRAPACGIHASLMREQHRAVSDLLDEIDVLVDRWASDADAVSRERVAQSLDEVERLLLVHLADEERDAFPVLDDVLSDAEWDDIHRAAKRHRPPMPIFVLIGFMLETVPPAERDAWFATQMPAPIRLAYRAVGRRQYERAVGRLFPTPPGRLGSAHALA, from the coding sequence ATGGCCACTCGACTCTCCAGCACCGGCGCGCCCGACGGCGCGCCCACGACCACCTGCCGCAGCGACGAGGTGGTGGTGATCCACCGGTTGTTCCGCCGGCTCTACGCGGATGCTCCGCGAGCAGTGCGGTCCGTGCCGACCGGCGACCGCGTGCGCGCAGGCCACGTCTCGAAGCACCTGCACGGCATCACCGCGCTGCTCCACGTCCATCACCGCACCGAGGACCGGTACTTCTGGGACACGATGACCGATCGGGCGCCCGCGTGCGGCATCCACGCCTCGCTCATGCGGGAGCAGCACCGGGCCGTGTCCGACCTGCTCGACGAGATCGACGTGCTCGTCGACCGCTGGGCGTCCGACGCGGACGCGGTGAGCCGGGAGCGCGTCGCGCAGTCGCTCGACGAGGTCGAGCGACTGCTGCTCGTGCACCTCGCCGACGAGGAACGCGACGCCTTCCCGGTGCTCGACGACGTGCTCTCCGACGCCGAATGGGACGACATCCATCGCGCCGCGAAGCGGCACCGCCCACCCATGCCGATCTTCGTGCTCATCGGGTTCATGCTCGAGACCGTGCCGCCGGCCGAACGCGACGCGTGGTTCGCGACGCAGATGCCCGCGCCGATCCGCCTCGCGTATCGCGCGGTCGGCCGCCGCCAGTACGAGCGCGCCGTCGGCCGGTTGTTCCCGACCCCGCCCGGTCGCCTCGGATCGGCGCACGCGCTGGCCTAG